The Capsicum annuum cultivar UCD-10X-F1 chromosome 3, UCD10Xv1.1, whole genome shotgun sequence genomic sequence aattatgagttttataacaaaagtttcataattacataatataatatttaagtatgctactttatatatttttttcgattgaTTTTCATGAAAAAGACGGGCTTTcttgttgttttttttgttatatGATGTTCTCAACTATTTGTAGACATTAAAATCTTGTggattctacaaaaaaaaaataaaaaattgttggAGTTCTTAGGACTACTTTATCCTAAATCTAGTTTGATGGCTACTCTACCTAAACcttaaattatgtttaaatagaGGGGAAAAATATTCCTTTCGTGGGATATTCATAAAGGAATCAAAactctctcttcttgataatcaaatacatcaaaaaaaatacacaaactctcctttcatggagatcaaatcaaAATGTTCCTACGTTTGCGAAATATGCCACTATCGGCCCTTGAATTACGgaaaaattcatatccaaatctttaTACTTGTGAGAAATACGTTACtgacggccctcgaattatggagaaaggagaaaatcaagagaggaACGGATTTGTACCCATattgtttatcaataaaaaaatttgtttcttcatatttttatttgtggttgaagtttatttcccatgaattaaattatattgaAAATTCTATTGCTTGCAATGGTATATGATTATGAGTTATTAAATgacaaaatgaataaatattCTCAATTGGAAGACATGTTCTAAAGGGTCTAATGAATTCCTAGTTGGAAttagaaaatctttttaaattgaTTCTTTTATTACACTGTGATATTTTACATCATTGAATAACACTGAGAACAATTGACTGCTGACAAAATTATCAGACATTCCTTATTTCTATTCAACAACGTATGAATTCTATTCAACAACGTATGAATTCTTTTATAGGTTCTAACTCTATTCAACAGCGTATGAATTCTTTTATAGGTTCAAACTCTCTTGCGAACATTAAATAAACAATTTATCCTCACAAGTTTTTTTTAACTAAACAATCAAACccataaatataattattgagaTCGAATTTAATAAACCAAAAGATATCCTTACATATAAGTATATTACATGAAATACAGCATTTAAAACACCTCATATACTTAGCAATGCTTATTATTTTGTCACATTTAATACATTCTTAAACTCTGAATTCAATAACTGGACCAGATAACGAATAGTTAAAGATGATTTTCTTTCTGAGAAGTCCACTATATGccaccaaaaaaattaaacataaaaataaagataaaaatttgaaaaagacaTAATTAGATGAAGCGTGATGTCTTTAAAATAAATGACACATATTTTTTTAGAACCTTCATTTTTCTAAGTTTTATTACGTGGatttcatatttataatatatttacaaGTGATGATGCTTTTAGTTCATAACAAACCCATGttagaataattttatttataattttgcaaCTTTCTTCAAGTTAATTAAATGTTAGCTATATGTTTCAGTATAATATGTTGGTTTTTGTTACCAAAAACATTATATgatgaatataaatatttatgtaatttaatttaaaattttaaaatatcagaTAAAAATTCTACTGTTAAAAACatgacaaattaaaataaaattttgaaaactagGAAAGGAGAACACGGCTACAATGCTGAAACCATAGTTTATATCAATTACGTCTTATAATTTGTTTAATATGATTATGTTAATATTGGGAATTAAGAGGAAGCAAATTTATTAGCTATATttagtattagaaaaataataacgCCGACAACAAACAAAACATATCCAATATATTTTTACACAATGAAATCTAGTGAGGATATAGAGTAAATGCATACATATCGGCTCAAAACTAGTGttagaaaaatactttgtttTATTaggatatatatattttttttcaaatttgcccaacaccttttttttttttttttttttaaataactccaTTTAAattgtttcatgattttttaggaaaaaaatacatTCACACAACCAAATATGATTTGCAAGAACTAAACCAAAACAACTCTACTTACAAAATTTACAATAAAGTGTATATAGTAGCTCGTACTCCTATATCGGATCTTCTCTATGATATCACGATACtatttattttgagatactattcTTTGAGATTAAATTTATTTGATGGTATAATACAAAATTTGGTGATTTTTACTAGTTGTTAAAAAATTGAGGGGTATAACTGTATAagccatattttttaaaaaattaatccaaattgTAAATTTTTGACTTAAGTATGACAAACACCCACTTAAATTGCATGCCAGTGCTTAAATTGCGTATTTGTTTTCGAAGCCAAACGCCCACTTAAATTGCATACTCCTGCTTTAGAGAGATATTTTGGCCTTGCGATATCTTGATCAAATCCTCTTTTAATCTTATTAGTTTGTTATTGATTTGTCAcatatttaaagaaatatttaataATAGGATTAATTTTACTACATCACTCATTGAATATAaaatctatcggaaacaacctttctacttctttagaggtagaggtatggactgcgtacatcttactccccagaccccactaggtgggaatacactgggtttgttgttattgttgtactcattgaatataatgaataatgaatttaatgTTTTAGAAAATGCATCTGATAATAAATAATGtttaataacaaggataaaaagGACACAAAATGAGAATTATTCAATGATTTTTCAAACTGAACAAAtattattagatatttatttttaatgtatagtAGACAATTAAAGAACAGTGGTTTTTCAAACTGAACAAAtattattagatatttatttttaatgtatagtAGAGAGTTAAAGATGAACGAAGAAAGTAATAGCGACATAACAACTCCATCAAATTATTTgtcataatttaattaatttcttcatcaaattATTTgtcataatttaattaatttctttcaCGCTTCTTAAGAACTTTAATTAAGAGAGTTTATTTACTTCCTCcgttcactttactttaaattgtaaataatttttCAGTTTACATCCATTTTACCTTTATAATTAAATACTTTAAAATTATTACATTAAacggtgatatagtaaaattatcccCAATATTTAGTATTTCTTATCTCTACTTAAAGAGAAGTGTTAAATGTTAAATAAATATTACTTGTAAAATGTGATGCACTAAGAAAGAAAACAATTATGCCAAATCATAAAGTAATTAATGTGCACAACTTCATTTAGATTCATCATGAGGTATGGTCCCAAGCCATGCAGGAGGCTGCATCCCAGTTTGCTCTTGCACAGTTTGCAGCAGTGGAGGCAGCATGCGGTACATACCCGCAACATCCTTCAATCCGCTTCCACCTTCTCCACCATCAGCACCTGACCAAATGCTGATCTTTGGCTGCATACCGTTCACTGCTTGAGCGTTGATATTCGCGATTTCCTGGTAGATACCGTTGTTGATCATCAAGTAGTCTCTGAGTGCAGAGTAATTGTGATTCAATTCCTTAAGGATGGACCCTAAGTATACGGCTTGTGCTTTCCCAATCGCTGCTACTCCTTCGGCTTCCTTCTGCTTTGCATACAACTCACTGTTTGCAGCCTGCTGGCGAGAATAGAATTCAGCATCTGCTATTGCTTTTTGTGCCTCTGCTTTCTTCTGGCTTTCAAATAGTGCGGCTTCAGCTTCCTTCTGTCGCTTGTATAATTCTGAGTTTGCCTCTTGCACCTGTTGACAGGTTAGTAATTCCATTGATACATGTATAAATGATCTAGACTTACAATATTACAAGATAATCTCAATGTTGGTACAGAAACTTTGTGAAGGCTAGTTCGCTAACTAGGAGTAATATATATTGTAGCACAAAGGAAGTATATTACGGATTTTACAACGAAGCTCAACCAGAACTATCTATCAGTACTATAACTACATAAGGTATAACGTAATAGGTACTGCAGGCATGCTTGGCAAAAAGTCAGTTACAATCTGAGGGATTTACTTGTGCGTCATGTACATAATAATGTACAATAATAAGCTACATATAGTACTAGTAAATAGTAATAATTACTTGTATAAGGTAATGCTTGACTAATTACAATGGATTCCCAATCAATAACGTCGTCTATGCATTCAACATTTTCGAATTTAGAAACAACTTTGATTTTAAcaagaagaaattaaaagaaataccTTAACGTCGTATTCAACATTAGCCTGGCTAAGAAGCTCAGCCTTGAGCTTAGCCGTCTGAGCAAAAGCTTTCTTCTTCTGCACTTCCATTTGCAGTTCTGCCTCTCTTATCTCCACCGCCTTTTCGGCTTCCACCTCCGCCAGCCTGGCAGTCTGAGACCACCCTGCTTTCTTCTTGGCCAGCTCAGCACTCGCCTCAACAACCTCAGCTTCTCTTTGGTTCTCAAATATTTTGACTTCAGTCTTCACCTTAACTTCTTCTTTTTTGCCTTCTCCTTGCCTTCTGGTTGATATGATCATTGTCTCAGCATCAATCTTAGCAGCATTCTGTTTTGTCTCTCCATCTCTTTGCTTTGAACCTATCTCTCCTTTCATCCGCGCCTCCGCGACATCTATCTATTGTCACATCATGATAAGAAGAGAAAGCaaaaagaacaagaacaaattaaATAACAGATGAGAAACGTCATTGAGTTCACATACTAGTTATACATGAATATTTATAATGAATGGATTCTTATGCATATTATATTGTGAATATGAGTGACAAACGGGCAGGTAAGATATGGGTTGTTAAACAAAAACAGATAAAATATTGGATCCGACAAATAATATACTAATGTGGTTAGTCCATGTAATTTTAGAAATAGTAGGTTGAAAGTCAAAATAAGCTTAACTAAACTCCTCCAAAacaaaaactcataaaaataacttAACATCTTTAATAGATCAAATTGGATGGCTATTTGTCTTAAAACCATTTAACCAGAATAATATTGTAGTGATGGAGATGCATGCATATTAATCAATAGATTTTCTGAAAAATTAACACTAATATATAAAGCAGAAGTAAAAGTAGTGTTACGCACCTTGGCTTGGTTAGCGGCTTCCATCTGAGTTTTTTGGCCAAGGTAAGAGAAATACTCATGGCCAGGAACAtcaacaagttgtttcacatTAGCATTATAGATATAAAGCCCAAATTGATTAAGTTCAAGTTGCACTTTCTCAAAAACTTCTTTCTTAAACTCTTTGGTTCCCTTGAAGATCTGTTCCATAGTCATGGAAGCAGCAAGAACACGAGTTTCACCTTCGATGATTCCCTTGACAAGTTCTTTAACATGATTAGAATTCTTGTCATGGTTAGATACAAGCTGCGCATACTTGATCAGGCTCTCGTTGTTTTCGTCCAATTGAGGTCCAATTGTGAACACAGCAGGGAGAACAAAGGGGAGCTTTTCGGCACTCATAGCTTGGACTTCGAATGAATAGTTCACAGGAGATATGTCCAGCCTTGAGCACTTTTGAAGGGGCCATAAGAAGTGcttcttctttagttttatttcattgaTGCCACTCCCGGTGATGGCAAGCATCTCCGATGGCCCTGCGACTATATACTGTGGAATCACCATGATTACAGAGAGTGATTGATAAACTAAGACTATCGATTTGATGATCAAATAGATAAATTATGGGGGACCCTAACCAAGATGGAACTATATATATAGGAGAGTCCCAAGCTTGTAGAATACTAATAATTATATGACGAAAGAAGTGGGAAATATCGTGCTAGTATCCTAGTTTTGCAGTGATTACAGAGGCAGAGGTGGTTACATATGTACTATTAAAATTTGAGTCCCACTCTATATTGAAGTCTCAAATTATAGTCATTCGCTAAATTTTAATAGATAGAATTAATTTATCCTAAGTTCAATAGGATAAGGCTAAGTTATCTCGATATAAATTTACAGCAAACCAAATGGAGTAAAACATATCCAAGATTTAATTCCGAGATATCACACCTTATCCACATGCCAAATGGTCTTACGACTAACCAATTATGAAACATAAGGAAGTTAAACTTATTTGACttgattcttattttaattatcaaAAATGTAAACTATTAGTGTGGTGACATGGTAAAAATTTATTCGCAGATATcttcatatatattattttcaaatacacatgaAAAGCAACTTCAATCCAAGCAGCAATAGTAATGCAAAATATAATATAGTTCAAGACCAGAAAATTAAAGCACAAAATCCCTTGGTAAACTAAAAAGTAATGAATGTGGACTTCATTTGGATTTATCAGGTAATGTCCCAAGCCAAGCAGGAGGGTTCATCCCAGTTTGTTCATGCACAGTTTGAAGCAGCGGAGGCAGCATGCGGTACACACCCGCAACATCATTCAATCCGCTTCCACCTTCACCTTTGCTTTGACCGCCATCAGCGCCTGACCAAATGCTAATCTTTGGCTGCATACCGTTCACTGCTTGAGCGTTGATATTCGCGATTTCCTGATAGATACCGTTGTTGATCATCAAGTAGTCTCTGAGGGCAGAGTAATTGTGATTCAATTCCTTTAGAAGGGATCCTAAGTACACAGTTTGTGCTTTCCCAACCGCTGCTAGTCCTTCGGCTTCCTTCTGCTTCGTGTACAGCTCACTGTTTGCGGTCTGCTGGCGAGAATAGAGTTCAGCATCTGCATTTGCTTTTTGTGCCTCTGCTTTCTTCTGGCTCTCGAATAGTGCGGCTTCTGCATCTTTCTGCCTCTTGTATAATTCTGAGTTTGCCTCTTGCACCTGTGTTAATTAAAAGGTCATTCTGATTTAATGTTAATTTAATGTTTTTTCTGTCATTCCCATATACATAATGTCTAAAATAGACAATCTCATATCTTGATATAGACGtttggttcaggtaatttacatACATAATGCTAAgtcaaattttaaacttttttggtTTGAATTCGAACAtcaatcttttcaaaataaaatttagatattaaaatTACTCATTGTGTAATACAAGATCGAGCAAAGAAAGTACTAGAGGGTGACTGGCTTTCGCCACTACCAGGCAATAATTACTGCAACAGGCATGCTTGGCAAATTAAAGGGGTTACAATAAAATCTGAAAGGGAGTTAGTTCTTCTGCCTTAGGTGTAATAATAATCTATTCTCTTCTGCTTGACTATATGATAATAGCACACATAAGGTACAATAATTACTAGTACTTTATATAGTACGTATGCTTGGTAAAGTTAAAGGGCGTATATTATGCGACGCaagctaagatttacattgaaaggattcaaaatataagaagtaccgTACCTTAATGTCGTATTCAACATTAGCCTTGCTAAGAAGCTCAGCCTTGAGCTTAGCAGTCTCAGCAAAAGCTTTCTTCTTCTCCACTTCCATTTGCAGCTCTGCTTCTCTAATCTCCACCGCCTTCTCGGCTTCCACCTCAGCCAGCCTTGCAGTCTGAGACCATCCTGCTTTCTTCTTTGCCAACACAGCAATTGCCTCAACAACCTCAGCTTCCCTTTGGTTCTCAAATATTTCCACTTCAGTCCTTACTCTAACTTCTTCCTTCTTGCCTTCTCCTTGCCTTCTGGTTGATATGATAAATGTCTCTGCATCAATCTTAGCAGCATTTTGCTTTGTTTCTCCGTCTCTTAGCTTTGCGCCTATCTCTCCTTTCTTCTTTGCCTCCGCCACATCAATCTATCAAATCATAAACCAAAAgaataaattgaaaatatgatCGAAAGCCC encodes the following:
- the LOC107862012 gene encoding flotillin-like protein 3, with translation MGIPKYIVAGPSEMLAITGNGISEILLKKKHFLWPLQKCTRLDISPVNYSFEVQAMSAEKLPFFLPAVFTIGPKVLDEANYESLIKYAKLVSNTDKESTHIKDLVKGVIEGETRVLAASMTMEQIFKGTKEFKQEVFDKVQLELNQFGLYIYNANVKQLVDVPGHEYFSYLGQKTQMEAANQAKIDVAEAKKKGEIGAKLRDGETKQNAAKIDAETFIISTRRQGEGKKEEVRVRTEVEIFENQREAEVVEAIAVLAKKKAGWSQTARLAEVEAEKAVEIREAELQMEVEKKKAFAETAKLKAELLSKANVEYDIKVQEANSELYKRQKDAEAALFESQKKAEAQKANADAELYSRQQTANSELYTKQKEAEGLAAVGKAQTVYLGSLLKELNHNYSALRDYLMINNGIYQEIANINAQAVNGMQPKISIWSGADGGQSKGEGGSGLNDVAGVYRMLPPLLQTVHEQTGMNPPAWLGTLPDKSK
- the LOC107862014 gene encoding flotillin-like protein 3, whose translation is MVIPQYIVAGPSEMLAITGSGINEIKLKKKHFLWPLQKCSRLDISPVNYSFEVQAMSAEKLPFVLPAVFTIGPQLDENNESLIKYAQLVSNHDKNSNHVKELVKGIIEGETRVLAASMTMEQIFKGTKEFKKEVFEKVQLELNQFGLYIYNANVKQLVDVPGHEYFSYLGQKTQMEAANQAKIDVAEARMKGEIGSKQRDGETKQNAAKIDAETMIISTRRQGEGKKEEVKVKTEVKIFENQREAEVVEASAELAKKKAGWSQTARLAEVEAEKAVEIREAELQMEVQKKKAFAQTAKLKAELLSQANVEYDVKVQEANSELYKRQKEAEAALFESQKKAEAQKAIADAEFYSRQQAANSELYAKQKEAEGVAAIGKAQAVYLGSILKELNHNYSALRDYLMINNGIYQEIANINAQAVNGMQPKISIWSGADGGEGGSGLKDVAGMYRMLPPLLQTVQEQTGMQPPAWLGTIPHDESK